From the genome of Chelmon rostratus isolate fCheRos1 chromosome 1, fCheRos1.pri, whole genome shotgun sequence, one region includes:
- the LOC121605947 gene encoding interleukin-18 receptor 1-like: protein MRGQCLQSLPLNVRCAVLQQRVMMVKALLLPLFLLLTSLTGVCPRTPREICVNAGEMVALQCPPYRGYNHSDAKLIWSSNTTREMVLTNNMSSAEQFQMGVLLHGRSFVILIASVNHQGIYSCSPGNAQFRLTVNTTQTMKYEERNTYPAICYRQDSCTLNCPDVNVPAVNIPNMTSNPIIWHKDGESLPKTGYFPSVEETDQGFYTCTRSYLYHGQTYNMTFTVVLDVQQTKKTEKSAVIISPHMNDVFHVDLGSTVAIPCKAVLSSDFDEVFWLSGDSFVERNSSFPVFYNLTGGNDKEEGKMTASLFFKKVSEEDLSKKYTCKLDTDNEPSSSVTITLAQKPQRSYACLALGIVCVVAVMVLTVVIYVKFQINITLFLRDSLGCHCSSSDGKSYDAFLMCYKSDTDAGLNEDDRRWLKSILEETFGYSLCLYDRDVLPGKAVAEAVLDCVEQSRTVVLVPTSPDPDPGSGLLSAIHAALVERQTRLVFIKTETTEASRSGSLPEALQLLGEAGDCVTWKGVRSMPPSSSFWKQLRYHLPAPQRAPKMSLLPQTI, encoded by the exons ATGCGGGGACAGTGCCTGCAGTCGCTCCCCCTGAATGTTCGGTGCGCGGTGCTGCAGCAGCGGGTCATGATGGTGAAAGcgctcctgctccctctgtttctcctgcTTACATCATTAACAG GTGTGTGTCCCCGGACACCTAGAGAGATATGTGTCAATGCAGGTGAGATGGTGGCGCTGCAGTGCCCTCCTTACAGAGGGTATAATCACAGTGATGCCAAACTGATCTGGTCCAGTAACACTACCCGGGAGATGGTTTTGACCAACAACATGTCCTCAGCGGAGCAGTTCCAGATGGGTGTGCTGCTTCATGGGAGAAGTTTTGTGATTCTCATTGCTTCTGTGAACCATCAGGGGATTTACTCGTGCTCTCCGGG GAATGCACAGTTCAGGCTGACggtgaacacaacacagaccaTGAAGTATGAAGAGAGGAACACGTACCCTGCGATATGTTACAGACAAGATTCATGCACATTGAATTGCCCTGATGTAAATGTACCCGCTGTAAATATCCCGAATATGACCAGCAACCCCATTATATGGCACAAG GACGGTGAGTCATTGCCAAAAACTGGTTACTTCCCAAGTGTGGAGGAGACTGACCAGGGTTTCTACACCTGTACCAGATCTTACCTGTATCATGGCCAAACATATAACATGACCTTCACAGTGGTGCTTGATGTCCAACAAACGA aaaaaacagagaaatctgCAGTGATCATTTCACCACACATGAATGATGTGTTTCACGTGGATTTGG GCTCGACGGTGGCGATCCCCTGTAAAGCTGTTCTGTCCTCAGACTTTGACGAGGTCTTCTGGTTGAGTGGAGACTCATTTgtggagagaaacagcagctttcCAGTCTTCTACAATTTGACAGG AGGAAATGATAAAGAAGAGGGAAAGATGACAGCATCTCTCTTCTTCAAAAAGGTCTCAGAGGAGGATCTATCAAAAAAATACACCTGTAAACTGGACACTGACAACGAACCCTCAAGCAGTGTCACCATCACCTTGGCCCAAAAAC CTCAGCGTTCCTATGCTTGCCTAGCTCTTGGCATTGTCTGTGTTGTGGCGGTGATGGTTTTGACAGTAGTTATCTATGTGAAGTTCCAAATTAACATCACTCTTTTCCTGCGAGACAGTCTCGGCTGCCATTGCAGCTCCTCAg ATGGAAAGAGCTACGATGCCTTTTTGATGTGCTACAAGAGTGACACAGACGCAGGGCTGAATGAAGATGACAGAAGATGGCTGAAGAGTATTTTGGAAGAGACATTCGGTTACAGTCTTTGCCTTTATGATCGTGACGTCCTACCAGGGAAAG CTGTAGCAGAAGCAGTATTGGACTGTGTAGAGCAGAGCCGGACTGTGGTTTTGGTTCCAACATCTCCGGATCCTGATCCAGGTTCTGGCCTGCTGAGCGCCATCCATGCAGCCCTCGTGGAGCGGCAGACTCGCTTGGTTTTCATCAAAACTGAGACAACAGAAGCCTCCAGATCAGGTTCATTACCAGAGGCCTTACAGCTTCTTGGCGAGGCTGGAGACTGCGTCACCTGGAAAGGTGTGCGCTCCAtgccgccctcctcctccttctggaAGCAGCTACGCTATCACCTGCCTGCCCCACAGCGTGCACCAAAAATGAGTCTTTTACCTCAGACAATCTAG
- the LOC121605010 gene encoding interleukin-1 receptor-like 1 isoform X2, whose translation MTVKMLLPLLLLLLTLLTGVCPRRPREVNVKAGEMVALQCPHHRGYNHGDAKPTWTSYTTQLTDLNANTSSVERSRMGVLLHGRSLVILSVSVNHQGNYSCSLGNASRQFWFRLTVYTTQTGEYEERNTYSAICYREDSCTLNCPDVNVPAGNIPNITSNPIIWHKDGESLPKADYFPSVEETDQGVYTCTRSYLYHGQTYNMTFTVVLDVQQKKKTEKSAVIISPHMNDVFHVDLGSTVAIPCKAVLSSYFDEVFWLSGDSFVERNVSFPVFYNYTIEYDTEEIKMTATLVLKKVSEEDLSKKYTCKLDTDNEPSSSVTITLAKKAVVYVKLKMDIALLLRDTLACYRSTLDGKSYDAFLMCYKSDTDAGLNEDDRKWLECALEETFGYSLCLYDRDVLPGKAVAEAVLDCVEQSRTVVLVPTSPDPDPGSGLLNHIHAALVERQTRLVFIKTETTEASRSGSLPEALQLLGLAGDCVTWKGVRSMPPSSSFWKQLRYHLPAPQRAPKISLLPQTAAQ comes from the exons GTGTGTGTCCCCGGAGACCCAGAGAGGTAAATGTCAAGGCGGGTGAGATGGTGGCGCTGCAGTGCCCTCATCACAGAGGGTATAATCACGGCGATGCCAAGCCGACCTGGACCAGTTACACCACCCAGCTGACGGATCTCAACGCCAACACGTCCTCAGTGGAGCGGAGTCGGATGGGCGTGCTGCTTCATGGAAGAAGTCTTGTGattctcagtgtttctgtgaacCATCAGGGGAATTACTCATGCTCTCTGGG GAATGCCAGCAGACAGTTCTGGTTCAGGCTGACGGTGTACACGACGCAGACCGGAGAGTATGAAGAGAGGAACACGTACTCTGCGATATGTTACAGAGAAGATTCATGCACATTGAATTGCCCTGATGTAAATGTACCTGCTGGAAATATCCCAAATATTACCAGCAACCCCATTATATGGCACAAG GACGGTGAGTCATTACCAAAAGCTGATTACTTCCCAAGTGTGGAGGAGACTGACCAGGGTGTCTACACCTGTACCAGATCTTACCTGTATCATGGCCAAACATATAACATGACCTTCACAGTGGTGCTTGATGTCCAACAAAAGA aaaaaacagagaaatctgCAGTGATCATTTCACCACACATGAATGATGTGTTTCACGTGGATTTGG GCTCGACGGTGGCGATCCCCTGTAAAGCTGTTCTGTCCTCATACTTTGACGAGGTCTTCTGGTTGAGTGGAGACTCATTTGTGGAGAGAAACGTCAGCTTTCCAGTCTTCTACAATTATACAAT TGAATATGATACTGAAGAGATAAAGATGACAGCGACTCTAGTCCTAAAAAAGGTGTCAGAGGAGGATCTATCAAAAAAATACACCTGTAAACTAGACACTGACAACGAACCCTCAAGCTCTGTCACCATCACCTTGGCCAAAAAAG CAGTTGTTTATGTGAAGCTGAAAATGGACATTGCTCTTCTCCTCCGAGACACTCTCGCCTGCTATCGCAGCACCTTGG ATGGAAAGAGCTACGATGCCTTTTTGATGTGCTACAAGAGCGACACAGACGCAGGACTGAATGAAGATGACAGAAAATGGCTGGAGTGTGCTTTGGAGGAGACATTCGGTTACAGTCTCTGTCTTTATGATCGTGACGTCCTACCAGGGAAAG CTGTAGCAGAAGCAGTGTTGGACTGTGTAGAGCAGAGCCGGACTGTGGTTTTGGTTCCAACCTCTCCGGATCCTGATCCAGGTTCTGGCCTGCTGAACCACATCCATGCAGCCCTCGTGGAGCGGCAGACTCGCTTGGTTTTCATCAAAACTGAGACAACAGAAGCCTCCAGATCAGGTTCATTACCAGAGGCCTTACAGCTTCTTGGCTTGGCTGGAGACTGCGTCACCTGGAAAGGTGTGCGCTCCAtgccgccctcctcctccttctggaAGCAGCTACGCTATCACCTGCCTGCCCCGCAGCGTGCACCAAAAATTAGTCTTTTACCTCAGACAGCTGCGCAATAA
- the LOC121604229 gene encoding interleukin-18 receptor accessory protein-like isoform X2, protein MVVEKNSLSCFQPEESSKYLLVGAGGQVPCPGLNCSNNTDVIWYKENKAMSEQRRASCVKNGHLYLCQVSDHDTGVFFCDRQIIEQGIKWTFRRAVNVTVIPHYTPSYPPRIIYPESNMTEEVELGQSHTLTCKIYFPFEIKPSSEVRWYMHYGGNMANMTPLHMENQREEKVTFQETKVIQRAIIKEVTPQHLNNTYTCIASNTVGSSSVTIKLKKTLTVQWPSLVGYPIVSMLLVAGLGIILHVKWLELQLIYRSHFQNGKHNGDDKEFDVFLSYVWSPPSAEVGGVLTKWGGPDTDKEVAAFLSSMDPLNSAEGKAKQRPLEVLLPQVLEGQWGYRLCLLERDVLPGGAYTNDVVLAIQRSRMLICLLSDDYLSNSNAVFVLESGVQALLQNSTLKLLLIWTSRASASLIRPDPPLPTLVQRAVKVLPSLDWTTGKSVRATNVFWRSLKKSMPGQRVKLVSLMPEQ, encoded by the exons ATG GTGgtggagaaaaacagcctgAGCTGCTTCCAGCCTGAAGAGAGcagtaaatatctgcttgtgGGTGCAGGTGGGCAGGTTCCCTGCCCGGGCCtcaactgcagcaacaacacagacGTCATCTGGTAcaag GAAAACAAAGCCATGTCTGAGCAGCGTCGAGCCTCCTGTGTGAAGAATGGCCATTTATATCTCTGCCAAGTCAGTGACCACGACACAGGTGTATTTTTCTGTGACAGACAAATAATTGAGCAAGGAATCAAATGGACCTTTAGGAGGGCTGTTAACGTCACAGTCATAC CTCATTACACACCAAGTTACCCTCCCAGGATTATATATCCTGAGAGCAACATGACAGAGGAAGTGGAGCTTG GTCAGTCTCACACTCTTACATGTAAGATATATTTTCCTTTCGAGATAAAGCCCTCATCAGAGGTGCGATGGTACATGCATTACGGTGGCAACATGGCAAATATGACTCCACTACACATGGAGAATCAACG agaggagaaagtgacCTTTCAAGAGACCAAGGTCATACAAAGAGCCATCATAAAAGAGGTGACGCCACAGCACTTGAACAACACATACACCTGCATCGCCAGCAATACTGTCGGAAGCAGCAGTGTCACTATCAAACTCAAGAAGACACTTACAG TACAATGGCCATCGCTGGTTGGGTATCCCATTGTATCTATGCTGCTGGTTGCTGGCCTGGGAATCATTTTGCATGTGAAATGGCTGGAACTGCAGCTTATCTACAGATCCCACtttcaaaatggaaaacacaACGGAG ATGACAAAgagtttgatgtgtttctgtcGTACGTGTGGAGCCCTCCATCAGCAGAAGTGGGGGGAGTTTTGACGAAGTGGGGGGGGCCTGACACTGATAAGGAGG TGGCAGCATTTTTATCCAGCATGGACCCGCTGAATTCTGCAGAAGGTAAAGCCAAACAGAGACCACTAGAAGTGCTGCTGCCCCAAGTGCTAGAGGGCCAGTGGGGGTATCGCCTTTGTCTGCTGGAGAGAGACGTGCTTCCTGGAGGAG CATATACAAACGATGTGGTCCTTGCAATACAGAGAAGCCGAATGCTTATCTGTCTCCTGTCAGATGACTACCTCTCCAACAGCAATGCTGTGTTTGTACTGGAATCAGGAGTGCAG GCTTTGCTGCAAAACTCCACCCTCAAACTCCTGCTAATATGGACCAGTAGAGCCTCGGCTTCCCTCATCCGGCCGGACCCTCCACTGCCCACACTGGTCCAGAGGGCCGTGAAGGTGCTACCCAGTCTGGACTGGACCACAGGAAAATCTGTCAGAGCCACCAACGTCTTCTGGAGGTCTCTGAAGAAGTCCATGCCCGGTCAGAGAGTGAAGCTGGTTTCACTCATGCCGGAACAATGA
- the LOC121604243 gene encoding PEST proteolytic signal-containing nuclear protein-like, which yields MMADYKHSRRGCTDDGGPQEEEGRVKTKPVSCSTVGGEGTAVKRTSQHLTPEDEDESSADPPAPIKVSKIGFSMSSQLGKKSNPISIKLGASKPKEPAPSLPPKKTGLASVFNEDDDSEPEEMPPEAKMRMKNIGRETPTSAGPNSFNKGKQGFSDHQKLWERKMKAQADKL from the exons ATGATGGCGGATTACAAGCATAGCAGAAGAGGTTGCACCGACGACGGAG GGccgcaggaggaggaaggcagagTGAAAACTAAGCCTGTCTCTTGTAGCACTGTGGGAGGAGAAGGGACAGCAGTCAAACGCACATCCCAACATCTCACACCTGAAGATGAGGATGAGTCCTCAGCAGACCCACCAGCACCCATCAAAGTCTCCAAGATAGGCTTTAGCATGAGCAGTCAGCTGGGAAAGAAGTCCAACCCCATATCTATCAAACTTGGAGCATCA AAACCCAAAGAACCTGCACCATCACTCCCTCCAAAAAAGACTGGGCTGgcatctgtttttaatgaagatgatgat AGTGAACCTGAGGAGATGCCTCCAGAAGcaaagatgaggatgaagaacattggcag GGAAACACCGACATCTGCGGGACCCAATTCCTTCAACAAGGGCAAGCAGGGCTTCTCCGATCATCAAAAACTTtgggagaggaagatgaaggccCAAGCAGACAAATTGTAA
- the LOC121605010 gene encoding interleukin-1 receptor accessory protein-like isoform X1 — MTVKMLLPLLLLLLTLLTGVCPRRPREVNVKAGEMVALQCPHHRGYNHGDAKPTWTSYTTQLTDLNANTSSVERSRMGVLLHGRSLVILSVSVNHQGNYSCSLGNASRQFWFRLTVYTTQTGEYEERNTYSAICYREDSCTLNCPDVNVPAGNIPNITSNPIIWHKDGESLPKADYFPSVEETDQGVYTCTRSYLYHGQTYNMTFTVVLDVQQKKKTEKSAVIISPHMNDVFHVDLGSTVAIPCKAVLSSYFDEVFWLSGDSFVERNVSFPVFYNYTIEYDTEEIKMTATLVLKKVSEEDLSKKYTCKLDTDNEPSSSVTITLAKKASLFSLHMALGAVAITVVIVATAVVYVKLKMDIALLLRDTLACYRSTLDGKSYDAFLMCYKSDTDAGLNEDDRKWLECALEETFGYSLCLYDRDVLPGKAVAEAVLDCVEQSRTVVLVPTSPDPDPGSGLLNHIHAALVERQTRLVFIKTETTEASRSGSLPEALQLLGLAGDCVTWKGVRSMPPSSSFWKQLRYHLPAPQRAPKISLLPQTAAQ; from the exons GTGTGTGTCCCCGGAGACCCAGAGAGGTAAATGTCAAGGCGGGTGAGATGGTGGCGCTGCAGTGCCCTCATCACAGAGGGTATAATCACGGCGATGCCAAGCCGACCTGGACCAGTTACACCACCCAGCTGACGGATCTCAACGCCAACACGTCCTCAGTGGAGCGGAGTCGGATGGGCGTGCTGCTTCATGGAAGAAGTCTTGTGattctcagtgtttctgtgaacCATCAGGGGAATTACTCATGCTCTCTGGG GAATGCCAGCAGACAGTTCTGGTTCAGGCTGACGGTGTACACGACGCAGACCGGAGAGTATGAAGAGAGGAACACGTACTCTGCGATATGTTACAGAGAAGATTCATGCACATTGAATTGCCCTGATGTAAATGTACCTGCTGGAAATATCCCAAATATTACCAGCAACCCCATTATATGGCACAAG GACGGTGAGTCATTACCAAAAGCTGATTACTTCCCAAGTGTGGAGGAGACTGACCAGGGTGTCTACACCTGTACCAGATCTTACCTGTATCATGGCCAAACATATAACATGACCTTCACAGTGGTGCTTGATGTCCAACAAAAGA aaaaaacagagaaatctgCAGTGATCATTTCACCACACATGAATGATGTGTTTCACGTGGATTTGG GCTCGACGGTGGCGATCCCCTGTAAAGCTGTTCTGTCCTCATACTTTGACGAGGTCTTCTGGTTGAGTGGAGACTCATTTGTGGAGAGAAACGTCAGCTTTCCAGTCTTCTACAATTATACAAT TGAATATGATACTGAAGAGATAAAGATGACAGCGACTCTAGTCCTAAAAAAGGTGTCAGAGGAGGATCTATCAAAAAAATACACCTGTAAACTAGACACTGACAACGAACCCTCAAGCTCTGTCACCATCACCTTGGCCAAAAAAG cttctcttttctccctccacaTGGCTCTCGGCGCTGTGGCCATCACGGTGGTGATTGTTGCAACAGCAGTTGTTTATGTGAAGCTGAAAATGGACATTGCTCTTCTCCTCCGAGACACTCTCGCCTGCTATCGCAGCACCTTGG ATGGAAAGAGCTACGATGCCTTTTTGATGTGCTACAAGAGCGACACAGACGCAGGACTGAATGAAGATGACAGAAAATGGCTGGAGTGTGCTTTGGAGGAGACATTCGGTTACAGTCTCTGTCTTTATGATCGTGACGTCCTACCAGGGAAAG CTGTAGCAGAAGCAGTGTTGGACTGTGTAGAGCAGAGCCGGACTGTGGTTTTGGTTCCAACCTCTCCGGATCCTGATCCAGGTTCTGGCCTGCTGAACCACATCCATGCAGCCCTCGTGGAGCGGCAGACTCGCTTGGTTTTCATCAAAACTGAGACAACAGAAGCCTCCAGATCAGGTTCATTACCAGAGGCCTTACAGCTTCTTGGCTTGGCTGGAGACTGCGTCACCTGGAAAGGTGTGCGCTCCAtgccgccctcctcctccttctggaAGCAGCTACGCTATCACCTGCCTGCCCCGCAGCGTGCACCAAAAATTAGTCTTTTACCTCAGACAGCTGCGCAATAA
- the LOC121605010 gene encoding interleukin-1 receptor-like 1 isoform X3 has product MTVKMLLPLLLLLLTLLTGVCPRRPREVNVKAGEMVALQCPHHRGYNHGDAKPTWTSYTTQLTDLNANTSSVERSRMGVLLHGRSLVILSVSVNHQGNYSCSLGNASRQFWFRLTVYTTQTGEYEERNTYSAICYREDSCTLNCPDVNVPAGNIPNITSNPIIWHKDGESLPKADYFPSVEETDQGVYTCTRSYLYHGQTYNMTFTVVLDVQQKKKTEKSAVIISPHMNDVFHVDLGSTVAIPCKAVLSSYFDEVFWLSGDSFVERNVSFPVFYNYTIEYDTEEIKMTATLVLKKVSEEDLSKKYTCKLDTDNEPSSSVTITLAKKVVYVKLKMDIALLLRDTLACYRSTLDGKSYDAFLMCYKSDTDAGLNEDDRKWLECALEETFGYSLCLYDRDVLPGKAVAEAVLDCVEQSRTVVLVPTSPDPDPGSGLLNHIHAALVERQTRLVFIKTETTEASRSGSLPEALQLLGLAGDCVTWKGVRSMPPSSSFWKQLRYHLPAPQRAPKISLLPQTAAQ; this is encoded by the exons GTGTGTGTCCCCGGAGACCCAGAGAGGTAAATGTCAAGGCGGGTGAGATGGTGGCGCTGCAGTGCCCTCATCACAGAGGGTATAATCACGGCGATGCCAAGCCGACCTGGACCAGTTACACCACCCAGCTGACGGATCTCAACGCCAACACGTCCTCAGTGGAGCGGAGTCGGATGGGCGTGCTGCTTCATGGAAGAAGTCTTGTGattctcagtgtttctgtgaacCATCAGGGGAATTACTCATGCTCTCTGGG GAATGCCAGCAGACAGTTCTGGTTCAGGCTGACGGTGTACACGACGCAGACCGGAGAGTATGAAGAGAGGAACACGTACTCTGCGATATGTTACAGAGAAGATTCATGCACATTGAATTGCCCTGATGTAAATGTACCTGCTGGAAATATCCCAAATATTACCAGCAACCCCATTATATGGCACAAG GACGGTGAGTCATTACCAAAAGCTGATTACTTCCCAAGTGTGGAGGAGACTGACCAGGGTGTCTACACCTGTACCAGATCTTACCTGTATCATGGCCAAACATATAACATGACCTTCACAGTGGTGCTTGATGTCCAACAAAAGA aaaaaacagagaaatctgCAGTGATCATTTCACCACACATGAATGATGTGTTTCACGTGGATTTGG GCTCGACGGTGGCGATCCCCTGTAAAGCTGTTCTGTCCTCATACTTTGACGAGGTCTTCTGGTTGAGTGGAGACTCATTTGTGGAGAGAAACGTCAGCTTTCCAGTCTTCTACAATTATACAAT TGAATATGATACTGAAGAGATAAAGATGACAGCGACTCTAGTCCTAAAAAAGGTGTCAGAGGAGGATCTATCAAAAAAATACACCTGTAAACTAGACACTGACAACGAACCCTCAAGCTCTGTCACCATCACCTTGGCCAAAAAAG TTGTTTATGTGAAGCTGAAAATGGACATTGCTCTTCTCCTCCGAGACACTCTCGCCTGCTATCGCAGCACCTTGG ATGGAAAGAGCTACGATGCCTTTTTGATGTGCTACAAGAGCGACACAGACGCAGGACTGAATGAAGATGACAGAAAATGGCTGGAGTGTGCTTTGGAGGAGACATTCGGTTACAGTCTCTGTCTTTATGATCGTGACGTCCTACCAGGGAAAG CTGTAGCAGAAGCAGTGTTGGACTGTGTAGAGCAGAGCCGGACTGTGGTTTTGGTTCCAACCTCTCCGGATCCTGATCCAGGTTCTGGCCTGCTGAACCACATCCATGCAGCCCTCGTGGAGCGGCAGACTCGCTTGGTTTTCATCAAAACTGAGACAACAGAAGCCTCCAGATCAGGTTCATTACCAGAGGCCTTACAGCTTCTTGGCTTGGCTGGAGACTGCGTCACCTGGAAAGGTGTGCGCTCCAtgccgccctcctcctccttctggaAGCAGCTACGCTATCACCTGCCTGCCCCGCAGCGTGCACCAAAAATTAGTCTTTTACCTCAGACAGCTGCGCAATAA
- the LOC121604229 gene encoding interleukin-18 receptor accessory protein-like isoform X1, with product MQTGYVVFFLIFPIFLEGCCVGNHQMKKTVTAPQQNITHQHYRAVAGEIFMMPCLECVNQHVEMEWSRTGRGREGNKRPSIDCGRKFLAETKHSGKYTCRTWLSSGSKLSFHLQVVEKNSLSCFQPEESSKYLLVGAGGQVPCPGLNCSNNTDVIWYKENKAMSEQRRASCVKNGHLYLCQVSDHDTGVFFCDRQIIEQGIKWTFRRAVNVTVIPHYTPSYPPRIIYPESNMTEEVELGQSHTLTCKIYFPFEIKPSSEVRWYMHYGGNMANMTPLHMENQREEKVTFQETKVIQRAIIKEVTPQHLNNTYTCIASNTVGSSSVTIKLKKTLTVQWPSLVGYPIVSMLLVAGLGIILHVKWLELQLIYRSHFQNGKHNGDDKEFDVFLSYVWSPPSAEVGGVLTKWGGPDTDKEVAAFLSSMDPLNSAEGKAKQRPLEVLLPQVLEGQWGYRLCLLERDVLPGGAYTNDVVLAIQRSRMLICLLSDDYLSNSNAVFVLESGVQALLQNSTLKLLLIWTSRASASLIRPDPPLPTLVQRAVKVLPSLDWTTGKSVRATNVFWRSLKKSMPGQRVKLVSLMPEQ from the exons ATGCAAACAggatatgttgtgttttttttaattttccccATTTTCTTGGAGGGATGCTGTGTAGGAAACCATCAAATGAAAAAGACAGTAACAG CACCTCAGCAGAATATTACACACCAGCACTACAGAGCTGTGGCCGGGGAAATCTTCATGATGCCATGCTTAGAATGTGTGAACCAGCACGTGGAGATGGAGTGGTCGAGGActggaagaggcagagagggaaataAACGCCCATCCATTGACTGTGGGAGGAAGTTCCTCGCTGAGACGAAGCATTCTGGAAAGTACACGTGCCGCACATG GCTGTCCAGTGGCAGCAAATTGTCCTTCCATCTCCAGGTGgtggagaaaaacagcctgAGCTGCTTCCAGCCTGAAGAGAGcagtaaatatctgcttgtgGGTGCAGGTGGGCAGGTTCCCTGCCCGGGCCtcaactgcagcaacaacacagacGTCATCTGGTAcaag GAAAACAAAGCCATGTCTGAGCAGCGTCGAGCCTCCTGTGTGAAGAATGGCCATTTATATCTCTGCCAAGTCAGTGACCACGACACAGGTGTATTTTTCTGTGACAGACAAATAATTGAGCAAGGAATCAAATGGACCTTTAGGAGGGCTGTTAACGTCACAGTCATAC CTCATTACACACCAAGTTACCCTCCCAGGATTATATATCCTGAGAGCAACATGACAGAGGAAGTGGAGCTTG GTCAGTCTCACACTCTTACATGTAAGATATATTTTCCTTTCGAGATAAAGCCCTCATCAGAGGTGCGATGGTACATGCATTACGGTGGCAACATGGCAAATATGACTCCACTACACATGGAGAATCAACG agaggagaaagtgacCTTTCAAGAGACCAAGGTCATACAAAGAGCCATCATAAAAGAGGTGACGCCACAGCACTTGAACAACACATACACCTGCATCGCCAGCAATACTGTCGGAAGCAGCAGTGTCACTATCAAACTCAAGAAGACACTTACAG TACAATGGCCATCGCTGGTTGGGTATCCCATTGTATCTATGCTGCTGGTTGCTGGCCTGGGAATCATTTTGCATGTGAAATGGCTGGAACTGCAGCTTATCTACAGATCCCACtttcaaaatggaaaacacaACGGAG ATGACAAAgagtttgatgtgtttctgtcGTACGTGTGGAGCCCTCCATCAGCAGAAGTGGGGGGAGTTTTGACGAAGTGGGGGGGGCCTGACACTGATAAGGAGG TGGCAGCATTTTTATCCAGCATGGACCCGCTGAATTCTGCAGAAGGTAAAGCCAAACAGAGACCACTAGAAGTGCTGCTGCCCCAAGTGCTAGAGGGCCAGTGGGGGTATCGCCTTTGTCTGCTGGAGAGAGACGTGCTTCCTGGAGGAG CATATACAAACGATGTGGTCCTTGCAATACAGAGAAGCCGAATGCTTATCTGTCTCCTGTCAGATGACTACCTCTCCAACAGCAATGCTGTGTTTGTACTGGAATCAGGAGTGCAG GCTTTGCTGCAAAACTCCACCCTCAAACTCCTGCTAATATGGACCAGTAGAGCCTCGGCTTCCCTCATCCGGCCGGACCCTCCACTGCCCACACTGGTCCAGAGGGCCGTGAAGGTGCTACCCAGTCTGGACTGGACCACAGGAAAATCTGTCAGAGCCACCAACGTCTTCTGGAGGTCTCTGAAGAAGTCCATGCCCGGTCAGAGAGTGAAGCTGGTTTCACTCATGCCGGAACAATGA